From the Dermacentor variabilis isolate Ectoservices chromosome 5, ASM5094787v1, whole genome shotgun sequence genome, the window GTCTCAAAGGACTTTTGAGCCCATGAAAAAGCATTTCCAAGGACTAAAGCAATGTCAAGTTTtgacagcttaaaaaaaaaaaaggcatggcctACTACAATAAGCAAACTTATTTTATTAACCCATGTAAAGACTACCTGAAACAACTGCTGCCAACTGCCATAATACCACTATGGAAATGGATTGGCTTGGCTTCTGCACTGCATTAACTTTCTTGTCACCTAGATCTGTTCAGACTAGCCAAAAACTGAAAATCCAAGAATTTTTAAGCACTCCATAAAATTAGTTCTCAAAGTTTTGGTTTTGGCATTCACACATTTCAAAGACAGCCCCAAACTCTGTACACTACACTTTAGCTGTAGAATACAAGACTATCTGAGAATTTTCATATCTGAAGAAACATTGAAAGTGAAGTCCCAGGGCAAGCTGCATGTGTACTAAAATTTTGTCTAAATGTGGGACAATGCGTGAGGCTACACAGCACAGTTGGACAACTGGGATCACAGACTGTGCTGCTTGCACAAAAATTGGAGCAAGGTTCCCTTCAGTACTTTTTCAACAGTGATTGCATGGTTTCTCTTGGTTTTCCCACAGATACAACGCATAAATGTAACTGAGAATTGTGACAGAACCAAAAGCTCGGCAAGTTGGTAATGCTAAATTTTGTCCTCAGTCTTTCGTGCTCCCCGCAGTTCCACAAAGGACTAAGAAACTTGAGTTAACTTTATAATAGGTACTCTACAATCATTACGGGCCTCCCTAGCTTTGGCTAATGAGCATGACTAAAGACTGCAAGCTGCCCCTGCAACAGCTTATTAAAAATTGAAGTGATGTCAAAGACGAAAAAAACTGTGAATGTGGCATTGCGCACCTTTTAGTTTGGGCTCATGAAAACACCCTGTGAAGGAATTAATCGTGCCTAGTGGGTACCTTTAGTGGATATTTACTTTTGCCTGTTTTACTTGCTGGTGCATTACTTCACTTGCTTACCCAAAACATTCTGCACAGCCGAGTCAAAGCGTTTATGAAGAGCTTCTCAGAACTGGTTGAGTAGTAAGAAACCTCAGTCATGTTCGCAGCGACGTTCACAACACTATTTGCAAACCTAGAGCTTAGAAGAATATGTTTTCACTGGCCATTAAGTCGCTGTGCAGTCATTGCAACTTCACACATATGCGTAAAGCATGCAATacaaacagaaagctgtactgaTTTAAAACTGCAGGTCACAGCACATGAGTCACAGAAGTTACATTACGGAGCTTTAACGTTCCAAGGCAGCCCACAAGCAATGATGGAATGGACACTACAGTGGCAGAATCTGAATATTATAGCACAACCAAAACACAGCAGATAAGCACTTTTACTTTTCACCCTTATCAAAATGTGTCTGCAGCGGGTAcaaatcgaacccacgacattcTGCTGCGAGTGCCCGCTCGCATGTTCTTGCTCCATGCCTCACTCTTTTTGTGCAGTCCTTTGGCAACACACAACACGTTGCCTAGTTATTCATTCTGAACACTATGACAATCACCTATCTAAGACTGCATTTATTAAATGTTGTTGCACACAGAATATGCCACCTGACAAAACTATAATGACAGATCTAGAATTACTAGGAGGTAACTGTTTCCTTAGACAAAATACATAAAGAAACAAGTCACATCAAAAATTAATGCACATGTGTTCTAACAGAATGCTGCGCTCATTGAACAACAAAGTTTAGACAATGTGAATACTGTTCCAACTGTTCAGCTAGTGACAGCAGCTGTTAAGCAATGTGCAATGTTCGACTTTAGCCAGTCTCCAGCTCTTACTTGTTCTTAAATTCAATTCTAAAAGCTTGCCAGGTATTCAAAATACATTAAAATTAAAACATTGCATGCAAGTACAAATAGGTTCAAGCGATTTTATGCTCCTGCAAAGTAATGCACAAGCAAAAGGAGGTAAATTTTTTAGTTTACTTTCTGCAGAgaacaaaaaaagtttttttcgCTTTTGCATAGGTTTACATCGGGGTTCTTAAGTGCTGCCGACTGGAGCCTAAGAAGAAAGCTAACTGTGCAGAACGATCACCGCTGCTCGTGGGCATTTCCGACCCTCTTTTCCACGATGACATCCTCTCTTGTTTGCGCACTAGCGGTTCAAGACATGCGCGATAACGATAGAAGGGCACGTCCGACACAGACCTGGCATTGTGTAGACCTCGCTCACTGTGCAAAATACCGCACGGCAGTGCCGACAACAGGCAACAAAAAGACAAGCGACTACTGCGTGTGTAGGTTGCATGTGGCGGCTATTATCGCGCTGTGTCTACTTTGCCTCAACATACGCGCGCTGTTGCTACGTGTGACACACGAGGCACGATGCCAAGGCGCATGTCAGTAGAACTCGGTGCAATCATGTCTATTTTGTGCTCCTCGCCTTTCTACCGGTAAAGAGCACCACAATGCACCGTGCACACAAGCATGCTTTTGACCCACGGTGCTATGACCTCGCCGACTTCAGTCGCCAGCGGTAGGGCTCAGCCCCACCGCACGTTACCGGCCATCGCGCCACTTTTCTAGCGCTTTATTAAATTCAATTTGTTTATGTTGCATTTCTCGAGCATGAAAGTGACTGTAAGACTCGCATGCCGAACAAATACGCGGTGAGGGCACATCGCCGTAGCGACAagcgtcaagaaaaaaaaaaataaactctaGAGCTCGCTACAAACAGAAATAGTGCGCGAAAAGAATAAGAAGAGAAGGCAAAAGACGAAAACGACCATCTCTTCACGCGTGGGAAAGCCCGCTCAAGACCCGACGTCCACGGGAGACGTTCGGCAGACAGCGGGGGAGGGAGCAATGCACCCTTTCTTTCTCGGCTCGGCAGCCGAGCGATCGCGTTAGGCCTAACGTCGATGCCGCTTCAGACGCCCAGACATTCGAAAACGGCGAAACAACGAGCGCAGCTGTCACCAAATCGGCGGTAGGAACCTGCACATGTTCGCCCGACTTTCGGGCTAAGCCACGGCAACCGATCATCAGGAGAAACGGGCTGTCGCCACCGGCATGAACCACACGGTTGCAGGCGAGGCACCTCCGAACGAGAGTTCGCCGCGCGGGTAGTGCGACCGCCGGAGCGGCTCAGCACCGTTTGGCCCGCCCCAACACCACATGCAAGGGCACACAGGCACGGGTGTACCGCTGATCGTTGCGAGACGAGTAGTTGAGCATGCGGCCGACTGACAAGGAGACTAGTGAGGCTCACCGCGCCTACCTCTAACACTCGGGGAGTCACTTGTTGATTTCGATTTGCACGAAAATTTAGTCGCACGGGACACCACCGGCGTCAAATCCGTAGTACGAGGAAAACGGCTGCTTCCCGGTTAGCTTTGCACCAAGTTCAAAACACGACACACCATCCGGCGAGCTTGCGACACTTTTTTTCAACCCTTCGACGACGACCGGGTCTGAGTGGACCGCGAGCGAACATGCAAGCGCAGCTCGTCTGCACGCTGTGCTGAGCGAAAACCCGGTGGGAGAGAGCAAAGGCTTACCGCAAAGGCCTACCAACGCCAGCGACCGACCAGCGCGCCGCTTCGGCCGAAAAATTCGGCAGCCCACCAATCGTGTCAGCCGCAACAACAAAGGCGAAAATGTCGCGCGAAGCCTTGGTCACCAGACGCGACACTCGAATATGCACTCACGCACCGAATTCGGCAACGACGACGAATCTTTCCGAGCCCGTTTTCACGGCGACGACACCCGGGCAAACTGTCCGGCGCACGCTCAAGAAAGCATTCGCGAGTTAGGCTTGACTGCAACACAAAGCAGCCCGCAGGCGGCATGTGCTGCGCTCTCGCCCTCGGCCCAAAAGCAGAGACGAGGAGGAGAGGTTCGCGATGCGTTCATAGCAGCAATCACGGTGGCGGCGGAAACTGCCGAACCGACCCGACCAAATTCCTCGATTAACGACGGGCCAGAATGAGGTCGAACGAAGGCACGCGACGATTATCCAGCAATTACGGTCTGGTGgaaagaaagtaaataagtgACTGAAAATGGAACAGGCGCCCTACGACGTCGCGAAGTTTGTAAACGCAGTGTCTGAACATTGCGCGCCCAGTAAGTCGTTACGCACCAACAGTGGTGAAAACATGTTTCGGTTGTCGAGATCGACTATCTGTGTCGCGCGGGTAGATAAGGCCAGTCCCCTAGATCTCTTCGGTTAAGAGATGGCAGAACGCAATAGCTGGCAGCGCCACAAGACTAGGGCGTCCTGGCGGCATGTCCCCTGTGCGGTTCCCTTCGCACCGCAAGCGAAGCGATCGCGCTTCGGACCACAGCTTTTATCAAACCCTCCACTGATAAGAGAGAGGCGACTCGAGAAAGGCAGCGGTCTTTCATCTCTACTCTTGGTGCTGCGTTCTCGCATTACGAAGCCTTCCGTACACCGTGCCAAAAGATCACTTTCCGCATAATACGCgtgtttttgttgttttcgtcCTCATTTAAGGACAAAACTGCAGGTGCCAGCAATTCGTCGTGTCACCAACACAAAGGTGCATCGTGAAGTAACTGAAAAACTGCTGCCAAGAACAATTAGAGTATAAGAACACACTAAATGACAGATAATAACAACACAGTCCGCTGTAATACCAACCTGGGAATCGTGATGCACGCAGTGTGAGCATCTTGAGTTGAAATCGCCTTCTCAAGTTCGTCCATTCCTCCAGATTTCTTCAGCTTCTTCACCAAACTTTTGACGGCTTTCTCGCTCCATTTGTCTTCTCCTTCACCTTTCTTCCAGCCTAACAACCGCTTAACAACCGGGGGTGTGAAGGGTAAAATCGATATCATTTTGAAGGGCTTCGAGACTGCACAGCTATTTCTTCAACGGAGACGCATAACTTAAAGGTAGACACCGTTGCAACAGTTCAAACGCTTGCACAGTGCATGCGGCAGCGGCTTCGACGGGCAGTTTAGGCGGCTCCGATCACAGTGAACTGCCGAGCATAGCCACACTGTAGATCACAGAATACCTCTTCTGCGCAGCGCACGTGAAGCGCGAGCTTACAGTGAGCAGTTTCGCATGTCCCGGAGAGTTCGCTGCATTCCACGACGCTCGGAGGATTTCAGGTTGTGTTGACGTTGCAGACACGGCAACTTCAGCTGCCTGAGGCGACAAAATCGCTCTAATGTGAACGCGCGACCAATTCACCCACCACAAACGAAGATGCAATGAAAACACACATACGCAGACACCACTCGATAGACCGACGCTTGCCTCGCGTAATGATAACAGAGTAGAAGAAGAAGATGGCGCCACCTTACAGAACATTTATAAGAAAATAATTTCAGAAACCAAACTTATCACGTGCATtatatgttcttttttattttccacAAATATATAGACAACTGGCTATTTTAGTCAATATGAATCATAGATGAaggatgtgtgtgtgtggcggCGTAGTATTTGAATCCTCCGCGATTTGAATTAAACGAGCTGCTCAGCTGAGCATGGCTGCAGCCAGCTGGTTGCGAAGTGGGTTGGTCCATTGCAGTGGTCCATTGGTTGGTTGAGCTTGATTGATGTAAAGGACAAAGTCAGTGCCGAGGTCGGGCTCGTGGCCGTGCAAGGGAAGACTGTTCAAGTGTTCGCAAGCTcgtgcttttgtttttgatgccATGACACGAGGTGTGCGCGTGTCTTTAAATAGCAAAACAACAGTGACAGGTCGAAGCTTACGCGAAATACTAGTTAATCCTTGTTTTATTCCAAGTCAGCAATTTAACTTGTCCGACGaactgtctttttttgttttgttttgtactaCTTCAAATTCCACACCAAGGCTAGTACAGCTCACGGCAGAGCGTACTTTTTGGAGGCGTGTAGCTGTTGAGATAGCGCGCGCAAGCGATAACTTCATCAGCGTGCGTCGCCTGTCTCAACGAGTCTAATTCTTTTCCTTTATGTTACGATAAGCAGTACGGTTGCATCATGAATGGTTCATTGTGGTGTCAACCGCGTCTTCGACGCATTACGGCGAAATGTATCCATCGGAGGAAGCGGCTCCTGCGGCACCTGTGATCCAAGCGGGTGACTTCATTCCCCTGCAGCCCCTTCCGGAGAAAGGGACAACTACTGGCCTGTCGATAAGCTCGGCGTTCGAAGGGAATGTGACCGTAAACATGCCTCCGCCCAAGCCAGGTGTTTTCTTCTTTGGCTTGCTGATTTTGTCCGCTGCGTGGACTCTTGCTGGTGTTGGGATTTTTggcgtgtgtttctttttctacaagCACTACCAAGCGGCGATATGGGCCTTGGCATCGGGTGAGTGACCCCGGAGTATGGGGCCGTTTACGATTGCACTGTATCTTTATTTTGTTCATTCTTGTTTCTTGCTTGTCTCGCCAGATTGTTTAAAGAAAGTTCCCGTGCTTCTATCATGTTTATGATGTGTTGCCGAATAGTCATGTTGCGAGTTTTGTGATTATGGAGATGTTGCAGTTTTGATGCCGCCTTCTAAACATGAATGTCAATTAAACGTCTTCCGGAGTATTCACAGTCTGCTTCATATGTCAGTAAATGTCTAATAAGCAACACGTACATACGTGCTAATCGCATTGAATACAGTAAAATTTTGATGTTTCACCACATTTTGTCCCGACCCTTATTCCGTTGCCTCctccatatttaaaaaaaaataaatggaggTGGCTATGGTTATCCGCGTGCGTCATCGCATGCGTTATCTTGTTCCTGCCGAACGTGATAGTGAATTAACACAATCGGTTACACACAATAGGGCGGTCTGCCCATAACTGTGTAGAAAATATTTATGCTGTTCATATTCGTGCCTGATGAGTCTGTCAAACTGCCTGTCGTAGTTTTTAATAAATGTGAGAGGTGGGGGCGTGAACTGTGTGTGCTTACCATGTGACCATGCAACAGTGTCATATCAAAGCTCTTAGCTAAATACCGAAATACTACAATTAAGTTCAGGCAACATTCACTTGTGTAACTTTATTGTGACCATGTTGTGTGCTTCAGCAATCTTTGCAGGAGGTGTCCTTCACCTTCAGATTCTGCACCTCGCAAAGAGGCTTGACATGTGGCACGATATGCACACACTCGGAGGGCTGaaagttcttggtgtcattgtGTCTGCTGGCAGCCTGGTTTCATCCTCAGCATACTGGGCCTTTGTCATCACTAGGCATGAAGGTAAATGTGCATACTGTTCATCAAATTTCAAGCTCAAAACTTGCCATACCTGTGGAAGgagaaatgcacactcaaaaTTTATTAGTCTGAACTTTGTTTCTTCACAAAACACTGCACTGCAGCAACCTGTGATAGCACTTACCATGTTGACAGCATTGCACCAGCACACAGAAGCTATTGGAAGCAGGAGCTTTGGGCTGAGGTCTCTCGTACATACTTAACGGCATGTTCGACTGGTAGCCTTTGAGCACTTTGGCGGTGCACTTTACATTCGGCTGATTGAACAGATTTGCCAGGTTCATTCAGGGCACCACGCTCCAGCTCAAAGCGCTTGAAGGTGCTCTCTTTTCATTCTGAGAGCACATTAGAGGTCCCACAGAATGGCCACGGGGCTCCTCCAGTTCCTCTGGGAGCCACTGAACGTTTCACTCAGCCGGATCTCTGACTTCAATCTCAGAGGGCTATGCGTCACGGTAAACCAGAGTGAAGTAGGAACGAGTTGATTTTATTGTCAAGTATAAGACGCAGTACAGTCTGAAGTCCAATCTGGCAATTGACTTGCCATGCCAAGAAGGAGATCCAACAGATTGCCCAATAAGCCTTGTCAAGAAGTACCTGTATGATCTGGCATATGACTTGTACCAAAAACCAAGGTCAGAGAGGATGTGCCACTGGGATCTGTAGGATTCACTTTCTGGCACAAGTTGTAATGCCAGGTCATACCATGTGCCTTCAGTTTTAGCTTGTAAACAAGAGCACTATGATATCGCTAATGTGTGGGTGCAGGAGCAGAACAAACCATTCGCCATTATATCCACCGAGGTCGCCTCGCTTGATGACTGCAGGGGTCTGCAGCATAGGAACATTTTCTTACTCCAATAAAAAAGCCTGGCAGGTAAAGTTATGTGCTAAGGTTACAAACAAGGTGTAAAAAAGGGGGGTAGCAGTGCAATGCATGACACATAGCATAACTATCGGCGGTttattttagggggaaaaaacAACATAAGTGGCAACATTACATGGGCAGCGACACAATAGTGGAGCTTTTGTCGTGTTGCATCAAACCAATTGACCCGTTGTCAAACTTTCCTTAACCACCTCAGACCAAGGTTCCATGAGCACTAGTTGATGTTCTAGTTGATTTGACATACTAAGGCAGCAGAGCAAGAAAAACATGGACACAATCATAATGCTGACACCATGAGCACTTACTAATGACCGAGTTTTATTGCTTATGAACAGGCATATATAAGTGCAAAATATTGGTGTggtgagcaagaaaaaaaaaacggcatcaAAAACACTGTATTCATGACATCAGTTTGACATTTCTTGTGTCCGTATCTTTCTTGTGCTGCTGCTTTAGTAGCCAGTGCCCATATGCTCGTGGACATTGTCTTTCCTCCATTTTAATATTAAAGCagagaaaataaaatttttaaaggttCAGTGCAACATTAAGCTAGGTGCAGGTGAGAGCATATATCAAGTGTTCAAACATTTGCTCCCAATGCTTTTCAAGAGAATGCACACTATGTGCGAGACATACCACTGTATTATCAGGGACAATGAAAAACAAATGTGTGCTGCATTTCGAATGCCACGTGATGATGCAGCCATCCAGGATGAAAGGCAGCAGTAACGAACCACCATGTGATGTTAtacctttgtttttttgtttaggCAAACAAAAGAAATTTTTATTGCAGCAAACTGGAGAAATGGACTCTTTCTCCACATATGCACATAGCAGGCACTGCTATGTGCATTTGTGCAATCTTGTCACTCAGTTATTTTTTCACATTCTTAAGAGGCCAATTGTGAAGAAGAACCGATCATAAAGTTATGTCACAAGGATTCCACTAGGTCTGAGGAGGATAAGCGTGGGATGACAAACAAATCTTACTCACATGACGTAACTTGTTGGTGACTCATCAGTAATAATGAACTACATGTGTGATGCCATCATGTCTAGGACATTTATGTAGTTTAAGGTGGAGAGATGTCCTGTTTGCTTCCTTTCCCGGCACCCTCGCCAACTGTCATTGCTATTATTGATGAGTACCAGGCAGAAAGATTCAAACTGGACCATTCAGTGCTTTGTAGCCTTTAATTTCCCAGACATTTAGCAAAATCTTGGTTAAAGGGTTTCTCACCAGGCCTTATTGGAAGTAGTGGTCATGTACTAGGTGTTGTAAAGGGAAAAGTAGCATTTTACAAAGTAGCGTTCTACTACAAAAATTTCTAAAAAGCATTTAGTAGTTGCTGAGATGAAGCAAAGCAATGTTATGAAGCAGTGGTTCAAGGAGGTAAGCTACCTTTCTAACACAGAGGCTCCTCGACCAGGGCCCACCTCCCCCTCGTCACCGAGCTGTTCTCCCCTCCTTTCCTACTGAGCAACGCATTTCCAAAAGTGGGTTTGTTTGTGTGCTCTGGATATCGCAGGAATGCCTGTGTTGTTGCCATCGCTTCTGCAGGCTAGTGGTATGCTACAAGTGGCGTGTAACATAAAAGCACCATGCCTGTCACGTCATCTCGCTTGTGCCCAGAGTGGCTCCTTCGAGGAGGAGAGCGTGCAGGCTTTTGTTTGAATGTTCAGCCGATTTTTTCAGAGTACATTGTCACCACTTGATTTACGCACTGCAAGTGTCTGTTCACAATGGCCAAACCTGGTAAAGGGCTGTTTAAATAGGTGAATAAAGGGGCATGACAGGTGCTACCCTCAGTGTACGGGGATCCAATTTGGCCAAGCATCCCTTTTCAAAACTGTGTCAGTGACCTCATTCTGTTCACCTTTATGTTGCATTTCAGCTCAGCCTTTAAGCTCCACAGTTCCTGGTAACAAGGCACCAAAGCTTTAAATGCTCACATGCACTAAGATTAATTAATATAGTATTTTTCAGTTTGAGAAGGTTTGTGAACCACCTGTGAAAATTTATTTCGATGCCGGAGTGTTTGCTGCCTGCCAAAGCCAGAACTCCATGTCCAGCACAGCAAAGAATTAGCACACCACGAATTCAGGAGCATGAGCAGTCCTGCATTTGAGCATGTTCACAGACTGCCTAAATCTGCGCACATCAAGCATCCGCAACAATTGACATGGGCATGCAGCTTATCTTGTCTTTATGTCACATTTTTTATGAGGCTGGCTTTGTCATCAAAGCCGCAGGGGCCTCAGCAGGTTCCTGGTTCAATGCTTTATGGTTCACCTGTTTGATTTTGAGTAGCCATGCTATGCGTGGTTTGGTGCGGAAAGGCGATGCACATTTCATTCAACACATCACAGCTTGGTTTGGGTAGTTCTGCGAGAAAACAGCTTTTGAAAACCTACTTAGCTGTTGTGTTCATTGGCCTACCTTTGCTGCCAGGTGATGTCAATGTGGCTGCAGTCATGTTGACTGTTCTAAGGCTCTgtgattctttctctctctccaaacCTGCCATAACTATCTAAGGCATTTTTTAATTTGTAAATAGAATGTTAAATGCTTTTTAAAATACCCCTGACAGTTACCGTAAAAGGCACCCTGCTGCGCTGTGTGCACCATGTTCAAGTATTTCTGTGAACAAAGCTGAAAAACGTGTAGCTTTGCTAGCCCTTAGTTTCAGCATGTTGCCCGCATGAGCAGAGTTTTCTAACTCAATGACATGTTGGTATCTATAGTGGCACTGTTACATTTTATAATAGATGCTGTTATATCATGCTTTAATAAAGCAAAGTTAATCAGCTGCTTGCATAATGAAACTTGCCTGTCATCACTTTGCAAAGGGCAACTAGAGCAAGCAGGTCAAGGTAATGGTACTTTGTGCATGGTCTCAGGCTCTTTTTTATCAAGCAAGAAACGAGCAGTTTCTTCTTCTGAAACATTGtcacgcaatatttttttttttttttgcaagtggtTAATAAATCTGCTAAGTCATTAGACAGTACTGCCATGAAGTCACTCCTGTGATGCACTTGGGAGCCCATAACTTCACTCGAAAGGCTGTCATTTCCATTTTGTTATAAGGGATTAAACACAGTGACTATAAGTTGCAGCTGTGGTAGTGTAGTAATTCGTTACATGAAGTGTGTTTTGCTTCATCTTTATCACATGTTTGCAGGacagggcctgtattcacaacTTTTCTTGCATAAGTTCTGTCGATGATTGGCTGTTGCCATGGCAGCAGCCAATCATGGCTCGTTGTCACACTGGTCACTAACATCTTCATTGGCATGCATGAGACTCCTGACAAATAAATGTTACAAAAGAGAAGCTTTATGAACACAAGCTGAAATCTCCAGCTTATGATTGACAACTTCAAAAAGACTCCTGATCACGCTTACACAAAGTCAATACCATTCAACCCACATTGCAGCAGCACTTCTATATGTCAAGGACATGCTGCAGTGCACTTATCATCGCTCATAAAAGAACAATGGAGACAGATGTCCTGTGTGATGACTAACAAGGTTATCAGAACCTTTTCAGATCAATGCCCTTATGTGTGTGCTAATTTCATTCAATTAGACTTGTGAATTGAGGCACACCATATGTATCTACGGTTTCTTGTTACATCCACTTCCGTCATGCAGGAATACAATATCATTATGAACATTGTAGCAGTGCTCTTTCTGCTTGTCTGCTAAAGCTACATCATGATCTTTTGTCTTTACACTCGGATGAATCTAACACATGCGTACACACAAAGTATTAAATGTAGAATTTCAGCCTCTTCGACTGCTTGCTGCTGGCGGATCCCACCGCAGTGGTTATAGCAATCCACTGACAAGGGCCACCTTTGTTATGCTGACACTGCTTGCCACATCCTCTGTGATTCTGTGAGACGTTACTCTGTTGATTTATCAATCTGTGAATCAAAATGAGTGTCATGTTGTCTTTGCAGCATTTTCCATGGCTAGTGGTGCACTGTACCCTGCAGCTATTCTGAGCACCGTCACTCTACTCTGGGGCCTTCTCCTCTACGGCAGTGCCAGGCATTGCCAGAAGCGTGTTGCCGAAGCTCACCCAAGTCTTCTTGGCTACGGTGGTTTCAGCACCCCTGACGCCTAAGTGCCGCTTGGACCATGAActctgtttaattttttttgtgcttttgtaCATATATATGAATTGTCAGTGCTGTGCAAGTATTCCGTCTTGTAAATAGCAAACTCCTTGAtcttttaatattttgtttagttgTTACTGTATTGTATTGATTCCGCAAATTAAAAGTTTTTGTAATTTTTCTTATCAGTACATTTTCACTGGTTGTTTCGATAATTTGTGGTAGATGGGTATCTGGCATGGTGCATTTGTTAAAACCGAGTTAGTTATTTGGCTTTAGGGTATGATGGCACAGGTCCGATTCCTGTGTGCGAAACAGCATTTCAATTGAGATGAGATGCAAAACAAATTCACCGGCTGTTAcagtactccctaatgcgaaattcgagcgcagctctatatgtgttttcattttgcgacaTAGTgaagcaaagaatttgagacatgtagcagagtcggcgattGTTGAAAATCTGATAAGTGGGTCAAGCGCATAGGCCTTTATATATGACTTCTCGAAgattccagtgtaatcgctggtgccgcttggcttccagaaagaACTACGCAATTCGCATtgtgcatacaatcagattacaaaaccaCGACAATCAACACAAGCgcaaacgagaccaaaccaaacaAGCATGAGCGAGAGATGACGCGTGCAGACGATATTATGAAACTAGCAGTCCGGCTGAGACCATATATGAGTACGCATCGAGGGGCCAggcgggtccgcatgaaaccagtttTCTGCGCGCTTGTCACTGAAGGGGTCGCTCTCATTGGTATTCGCCCTTCGcagctcgcgtctttcatctgtcgctttgcattcgctctttcatctttcactgttgtgctcgttcgctcagttacgtcgccgacgctcgccgcaggaagggGCCATTAAGAGCTGCCCTCTAAAAAACATGTCACCTTGCCATTGTTAACACTGTCATGTTTACAACACCAATCACATTGACATTTTAGGTTTCTTTTTGTGCCACAGAACACAACCAACAACTCGTGAAGCCTCAAGCAAGAACTGTGTGCATGCCGAATTGGTTCGCAGAGAGCACAAAAGAATCAACCTTGTATGCAGTTCACCCACATCTTGAGTACCAGCTAGACCTTCAGCTTTCACGACGTGTTGAGACCCTCTTACATTGCTTCAGCCTTGGAAATGCTTGTACAAATCACATGCTTTGGTCACAATGACAAGGATGTGTACTCCCTACAAGGTCCTTGACATGTCCCAAGCACATTACACATAGGCAGCGCATTGAGCATGAACTCCATTAGCTTTATTCACACAACTTTTTTACTTGCCAAAGTGTTGGGCCCGTGCCCGTCAGAAGTGCTGCAGTGCAAAGCAATGAAATCACTTCAGTGTTTCTTTGAAGACACTGGCATTTGTGAT encodes:
- the LOC142583020 gene encoding uncharacterized protein LOC142583020, with protein sequence MYPSEEAAPAAPVIQAGDFIPLQPLPEKGTTTGLSISSAFEGNVTVNMPPPKPGVFFFGLLILSAAWTLAGVGIFGVCFFFYKHYQAAIWALASAIFAGGVLHLQILHLAKRLDMWHDMHTLGGLKVLGVIVSAGSLVSSSAYWAFVITRHEAFSMASGALYPAAILSTVTLLWGLLLYGSARHCQKRVAEAHPSLLGYGGFSTPDA